From the genome of Homalodisca vitripennis isolate AUS2020 chromosome 8, UT_GWSS_2.1, whole genome shotgun sequence, one region includes:
- the LOC124367580 gene encoding uncharacterized protein LOC124367580 — translation MKTCFVFVVAFLVTLEVVCGVRFGGEKPTNPSDIENVKQAKKMLKKSLEEEVIPQPGYTTKIILKDVKVKKQIVNGIRYNVQATVVYKTKCITDPALCKPQATKITKCKASFWVPFEINGKLQYTEDGLPQCDA, via the exons ATGAAGACCTGTTTCGTCTTTGTGGTTGCCTTCCTCGTAACCCTTGAG GTCGTGTGTGGTGTTCGCTTTGGTGGAGAGAAACCAACCAATCCCAGTGACATTGAAAATGTCAAACAAGCGAAGAAAATGCTGAAAAAAAGCCTTGAAGAAGAAGTGATCCCCCAACCTGGCTACACAACTAAGATCATTTTAAAGGATGTGAAAGTCAAGAAACAG ATTGTTAATGGAATCAGATATAACGTGCAAGCCACTGTTGTGtacaaaactaaatgtataacaGATCCTGCCCTTTGTAAACCACAG GCGACTAAGATTACCAAGTGTAAAGCCAGTTTTTGGGTACCTTTTGAGATAAATGGAAAACTACAATACACAGAGGACGGCCTGCCACAGTGCGATGCATAA